A region of Larimichthys crocea isolate SSNF chromosome X, L_crocea_2.0, whole genome shotgun sequence DNA encodes the following proteins:
- the glb1 gene encoding beta-galactosidase: protein MSVLRCGCILQLLLLLLGHSLGAPRSFSVDYKNDCFRKDGESFRYISGSIHYSRIPRVYWKDRLLKMYMAGLNAIQTYIPWNYHEVSPGQYIFTGDRDVEYFLKLAQDIGLLVILRPGPYVCGEWDMGGLPAWLLNKKDIVLRSSDPDYIAAVDKWMGKLLPMMKPYLYQNGGPIITVQVENEYGSYFACDYNYLRHLTKLFRSYLGKEVVLFTTDGASVGYLKCGTIQDLYATVDFGPGGNVSAAFAAQRHAEPHGPLVNSEFYTGWLDHWGSRHSVVSSTIVAKSLSEMLAMGANVNMYMFIGGTNFGYWNGANSPYGAQPTSYDYDAPLSEAGDLTEKYFAIQEVIKMYHKVPEGPIPPTTPKYAYGTVVMKKLQTVTDALDKLSFSGPVKSKYPQTFIELKQAFGYVLYRTSLPVDCSAPTPLSSPLNGIHDRAYVSVAGVAVGILERNKVLTVNVTGKTGSQLDILVENMGRINYGKEINDFKGLVSNLTLGANTLDNWIMYSLSIDEAISQGLLGETKPREAPQPATLSLPTFYKGTFIIPDGIPDLPQDTYIKLPKWRKGQVWINGFNVGRYWPARGPQVTLYVPANILSTAAPNNVTVLELEQAPCSSGPCSVEFTATPILNATVHSDYKQPRRLFVKDDLL from the exons ATGTCTGTGCTCAGGTGTGGATgcatcctgcagctgctgctgctgctgctcggacACTCA CTCGGGGCCCCTCGATCGTTCAGCGTGGATTACAAGAACGACTGCTTTCGGAAAGATGGGGAAAGCTTTCGTTACATATCGGGAAGCATCCATTACAGCAGGATCCCCAGAGTCTACTGGAAGGATCGACTGCTCAAGATGTACATGGCAGGACTGAACGCCATCCAGAC GTACATCCCCTGGAACTACCATGAGGTGTCTCCGGGCCAGTACATTTTCACTGGAGACAGGGACGTGGAGTATTTCCTTAAGCTGGCACAAGACATCGGTTTACTGGTCATCCTCCGGCCCGGACCCTACGTATGTGGAGAGTGGGACATG GGTGGGCTGCCAGCCTGGCTTCTCAACAAGAAAGACATCGTGCTGCGGTCTTCAGATCCAG aCTACATCGCAGCGGTAGACAAGTGGATGGGGAAGTTACTGCCAATGATGAAGCCTTATCTCTACCAGAACGGGGGTCCGATCATCACTGTGCAG GTGGAGAATGAATATGGCAGTTATTTCGCCTGTGACTACAACTACTTGCGTCACCTCACCAAGCTGTTCCGCTCTTACCTGGGCAAGGAGGTGGTGCTCTTCACCACGGATGGAGCCAGCGTCGGCTACCTTAAATGTGGCACGATACAAGATCTGTACGCCACTGTTGACTTTGGGCCTG GTGGAAATGTAAGCGCTGCTTTTGCTGCACAGAGACACGCTGAACCTCACGGACCATTG GTGAACTCCGAGTTTTACACTGGCTGGCTGGACCACTGGGGGTCACGTCATTCTGTTGTGTCATCCACCATAGTGGCCAAATCCCTCAGCGAGATGCTGGCCATGGGAGCCAACGTCAACAT GTACATGTTCATAGGAGGAACAAACTTTGGATACTGGAATG GTGCCAATTCACCATACGGCGCGCAGCCCACGAGCTACGACTACGATGCCCCGCTCTCGGAAGCAGGAGACCTCACAGAGAAGTACTTCGCTATTCAAGAGGTGATCAAAATG TACCATAAGGTACCAGAGGGACCGATACCACCAACAACTCCAAAGTACGCATATGGGACTGTAGTGATGAAAAAG CTCCAGACGGTAACAGACGCGTTAGATAAACTGTCGTTCTCCGGCCCTGTGAAAAGCAAGTATCCTCAGACTTTCATTGAGCTGAAACAG GCTTTTGGTTATGTGCTGTACAGGACCTCTCTGCCCGTTGACTGCAGCGCACCGACTCCGCTGTCTTCTCCACTGAACGGCATCCATGACAGAGCGTATGTGTCGGTGGCCGGG GTGGCTGTCGGGATTCTTGAAAGGAACAAAGTCTTAACTGTGAATGTGACGGGGAAAACTGGCAGTCAGTTGGACATACTGGTGGAGAATATGGGCCGGATCAACTACGGAAAAGAAATCAACGATTTTaag GGCCTGGTGTCCAATCTGACTCTGGGGGCAAACACGCTCGACAACTGGATCATGTACAGTCTCAGTATCGATGAAGCGATCAGTCAGGGCCTTTTAGGTGAAACAAAACCACGAGAAGCACCGCAGCCTGCTACTCTCTCCCTTCCAACCTTCTACAAGGGAACCTTCATCATTCCTGACGGCATCCCAGACCTCCCCCAGGACACGTACATCAAACTGCCCAAATGGAGGAAG gggCAAGTTTGGATTAACGGCTTCAACGTGGGACGTTACTGGCCAGCACGAGGACCTCAGGTGACACTTTATGTCCCGGCCAACATCCTCAGCACGGCTGCACCCAACAACGTGACCGTCCTGGAGCTGGAGCAGGCTCCCTGCAGCTCAGGGCCATGCAGTGTGGAGTTCACTGCCACCCCCATCCTGAACGCAACAGTCCACTCTGACTACAAACAACCCAGGAGACTCTTTGTTAAAGACGATTTGTTGTGA
- the cldnd1b gene encoding claudin domain-containing protein 1b, producing the protein MVDNRYATALVIGSVLSLLATVYLSMAVGTQHWYQYNCPPAKRDGSNASELRKEFINGEFDEKIYSDTMFHLNGTLGLWWRCILVPSQSPWYRERDPKMETQCVSFTLPQQFSPKYRYPGNHNSDEDLLRTYLWRCQFLLPLVSLALVFLSGLVGVCACLCRSFTPTLGVGILHLLAGLCSLGTVCCFLAGVDLLHQYSPPPEGVEGSLGWSLYLALISFPLQMMAAALFLWAARSHRKNYTRMTAYRVA; encoded by the exons ATGGTAGACAACCGCTACGCCACAGCCCTGGTCATCGGCTCTGTGCTCAGCCTGCTGGCCACGGTGTACCTGTCCATGGCCGTGGGCACCCAGCACTGGTACCAGTACAACTGTCCGCCGGCTAAACGTGATGGCAGCAACGCCTCCGAGCTGAGAAAGGAGTTCATCAACGGAGAGTTCGATGAGAAGATCTACAGCGACACCATGTTCCACCTCAACGGCACGCTGGGGCTGTGGTGGAGGTGCATCCTGGTGCCCAGCCAGTCGCCGTGGTACAGAGAGCGAG ATCCGAAGATGGAGACTCAGTGTGTGAGCTTCACTCTTCCTCAGCAGTTCAGTCCAAAGTACAGATACCCAGGAAACCATAACAGCGACGAAGATCTGCTGAGAACAT ACTTGTGGAGGTGCCAGTTCCTCCTGCCCTTGGTGTCTCTGGCTTTGGTGTTCCTCAGTGGCCTTGTCGGGGTCTGCGCCTGCCTGTGCCGCAGCTTCACCCCCACCTTGGGTGTGGGAATACTCCATCTACTTGCAG GTCTGTGCTCTCTGGGCACCGTCTGCTGTTTCCTGGCCGGGGTGGATTTGCTCCACCAGTATTCCCCGCCACCAGAAGGGGTGGAGGGTTCGCTGGGCTGGTCCCTCTACCTCGCCCTCATCTCCTTCCCTCTGCAGATGATGGCAGCTGCTTTGTTCCTCTGGGCGGCCAGGAGCCACCGCAAAAACTACACCCGCATGACTGCTTACAGGGTGGCctaa
- the LOC113746686 gene encoding protein FAM71B-like isoform X1, with amino-acid sequence MLLIILIQLLMIASANSQRAKAAATTGATTGATAGATTGPTAATTGATAATTGATAGATAGATTGATAATTGATTGATAATTGATTATTAAGAATTVAATAATAATSAAATTAAVVTTNSTGTNTTNTAPAAHAGIMSMGSLVVCHCSIVLYKLLITV; translated from the exons ATGCTTCTGATAATTCTGATACAACTCCTGATGATCG CATCAGCAAATAGTCAGCGAGCcaaagctgcagccacaacaggAGCCACAACAGGAGCCACAGCAGGAGCCACAACAGGACCCACAGCAGCCACAACAGGAGCCACAGCAGCCACAACAGGAGCCACAGCAGGAGCCACAGCAGGAGCCACAACAGGAGCCACAGCAGCCACAACAGGAGCCACAACAGGAGCCACAGCAGCCACAACAGGAGCCACAACAGCCACAACTGCAGCCGGAGCAGCCACGACCGTAGCAGCCACGGCTGCCACAGCTGCAACATCTGCTGCTGCCACGACGGCAGCGGTGGTAACAACAAACTCGACGGGCACAAACACCACCAACACTGCTCCTGCTGCACATGCTGGGATCATGTCCATGGGCAGTCTGGTTGTGTGCCACTGCAGTATTGTTCTCTACAAGCTCCTCATCACAGTGTGA
- the ccdc86 gene encoding coiled-coil domain-containing protein 86, with the protein MSRRQRAMPEEKPAPEAPHAEEEEEEEEVQEPPPETRRTRSGRKVRTPAALLDSEAPVRTPTRRTRRSVLQEKNTEVAERVPESVPEEKLGMSAEPEPAAEADSHPSEPAAAETGPTSTDTSTDTIPKKKPRLGASEPQKPVIPLGKPKSGRVWKNRNKQRFSAVVRDKSLCSSWEKKMAAKRDKDLVKQYSSQLKEEKAKQKEEKRKRREENLKRRAENERKSEIVQVIKNTTKIKRMKKKQLRKIEKRDTLALLQKSQKSPKQNVKAKAQKSNKVDQDLT; encoded by the exons atgtcacGGAGGCAGAGAGCCATGCCGGAGGAGAAGCCCGCTCCTGAAGCGCCACacgcggaggaggaggaggaggaggaggaggtccagGAGCCGCCGCCGGAGACCAGACGGACCCGCAGCGGCCGCAAAGTGCGCACTCCTGCCGCACTGCTCGACTCGGAAGCCCCGGTGAGGACTCCCACCCGGAGAACACGGAGGTCTGTCCTCCAGGAGAAAAACACGGAGGTGGCAGAGCGAGTACCGGAGAGTGTACCCGAGGAGAAGCTCGGCATGTCGGCTGAACCGGAGCCGGCTGCGGAGGCGGACAGTCATCCGTCcgagccagcagcagcagaaacggGACCCACCAGCACCGACACCAGCACCGACACCATCCCGAAGAAGAAGCCTCGTCTGGGGGCGAGTGAACCGCAGAAGCCGGTCATCCCGCTGGGAAAACCCAAATCTGGGAGAGTGTGGAAGAACCGCAACAAGCAGAG GTTCTCCGCAGTGGTCAGAGATAAATCTTTGTGTTCATCGTGGGAAAAGAAGATGGCTGCGAAGCGGGACAAGGATCTGGTGAAACAGTACTCTTCACAGCTTAAAGAGGAGAAAGCCAAACAGAAAGAG gaaaagaggaaaaggcGAGAAGAAAACCTGAAACGTCGCGCAGAGAACGAACGCAAGTCGGAGATCGTGCAAGTG atCAAGAATACGACAAAGATcaagaggatgaagaagaaacaactgAGGAAAATCGAGAAGCGAGACACTCTGGCTCTGCTGCAGAAGTCGCAGAAGTCACCGAAGCAGAATGTAAAAGCTAAAGCTCAAAAAAGTAACAAGGTCGACCAGGATTTAACCTAA
- the rnf24 gene encoding RING finger protein 24 isoform X2, with translation MSSDFPHYSFRMPNIGFQNLPLNIYIVVFGTAIFVFILSLLFCCYLIRLRHQAHKELYAYKQVIQKEKVKELNLHEICAVCLEEFKQKDELGICPCKHAFHRKCLIKWLEVRKVCPLCNMPVLQLAQQAGSTEPPVPIQQPLPGIENLV, from the exons ATGAGCTCCGATTTCCCGCACTACAGTTTCAGGATGCCAAATATAGGGTTCCAGAACCTTCCCCTTAACATCTACATTGTAGTGTTTGGGACAGCCATCTTTGTCTTCATCCTCAGCCTCCTCTTCTGCTGCTACTTAATCAG GTTACGGCACCAGGCGCACAAAGAGCTATATGCATACAAACAA GTCATTCAGAAGGAAAAAGTCAAAGAGCTAAATTTGCATGAG ATATGTGCGGTGTGCTTGGAGGAGTTCAAACAGAAAGACGAGCTGGGGATTTGTCCATGCAAACATGCCTTTCATAGGAA gtgcCTCATTAAGTGGTTGGAGGTGAGGAAAGTGTGCCCGCTGTGCAACATGCCCGTCCTGCAGCTCGCCCAGCAGGCCGGCAGCACAGAGCCCCCTGTGCCAATACAGCAGCCACTGCCCGGGATCGAGAACCTGGTGTAG
- the LOC113746686 gene encoding protein FAM71B-like isoform X2, whose product MLLIILIQLLMIASANSQRAKAAATTGATTGATAGATTGPTAATTGATAATTGATAGATAGATTGATAATTGATTGATAATTAAATTAAVVTTNSTGTNTTNTAPAAHAGIMSMGSLVVCHCSIVLYKLLITV is encoded by the exons ATGCTTCTGATAATTCTGATACAACTCCTGATGATCG CATCAGCAAATAGTCAGCGAGCcaaagctgcagccacaacaggAGCCACAACAGGAGCCACAGCAGGAGCCACAACAGGACCCACAGCAGCCACAACAGGAGCCACAGCAGCCACAACAGGAGCCACAGCAGGAGCCACAGCAGGAGCCACAACAGGAGCCACAGCAGCCACAACAGGAGCCACAACAGGAGCCACAGCAGCCACAA CTGCTGCTGCCACGACGGCAGCGGTGGTAACAACAAACTCGACGGGCACAAACACCACCAACACTGCTCCTGCTGCACATGCTGGGATCATGTCCATGGGCAGTCTGGTTGTGTGCCACTGCAGTATTGTTCTCTACAAGCTCCTCATCACAGTGTGA
- the rnf24 gene encoding RING finger protein 24 isoform X1 — translation MELLLKGGNRTPIIQRRQPTDKVLNAMSLFRDLCYRSVQTFLLFSMKIGLSMSSDFPHYSFRMPNIGFQNLPLNIYIVVFGTAIFVFILSLLFCCYLIRLRHQAHKELYAYKQVIQKEKVKELNLHEICAVCLEEFKQKDELGICPCKHAFHRKCLIKWLEVRKVCPLCNMPVLQLAQQAGSTEPPVPIQQPLPGIENLV, via the exons ATGGAGCTTTTATTAAAGGGGGGAAATAGAACGCCCATCATCCAAAGGAGGCAACCCACTGACAAGGTTCTCAACGCTATGTCGCTTTTCAGGGACTTGTGTTATAGATCTGTACAGACTTTTCTGCTCTTCAGCATGAAGATCGG ACTATCCATGAGCTCCGATTTCCCGCACTACAGTTTCAGGATGCCAAATATAGGGTTCCAGAACCTTCCCCTTAACATCTACATTGTAGTGTTTGGGACAGCCATCTTTGTCTTCATCCTCAGCCTCCTCTTCTGCTGCTACTTAATCAG GTTACGGCACCAGGCGCACAAAGAGCTATATGCATACAAACAA GTCATTCAGAAGGAAAAAGTCAAAGAGCTAAATTTGCATGAG ATATGTGCGGTGTGCTTGGAGGAGTTCAAACAGAAAGACGAGCTGGGGATTTGTCCATGCAAACATGCCTTTCATAGGAA gtgcCTCATTAAGTGGTTGGAGGTGAGGAAAGTGTGCCCGCTGTGCAACATGCCCGTCCTGCAGCTCGCCCAGCAGGCCGGCAGCACAGAGCCCCCTGTGCCAATACAGCAGCCACTGCCCGGGATCGAGAACCTGGTGTAG
- the LOC113746686 gene encoding protein FAM71B-like isoform X3 — MLLIILIQLLMIASANSQRAKAAATTGATTGATAGATTGPTAATTGATAATTGATAGATAGATTGATAATAATAATSAAATTAAVVTTNSTGTNTTNTAPAAHAGIMSMGSLVVCHCSIVLYKLLITV; from the exons ATGCTTCTGATAATTCTGATACAACTCCTGATGATCG CATCAGCAAATAGTCAGCGAGCcaaagctgcagccacaacaggAGCCACAACAGGAGCCACAGCAGGAGCCACAACAGGACCCACAGCAGCCACAACAGGAGCCACAGCAGCCACAACAGGAGCCACAGCAGGAGCCACAGCAGGAGCCACAACAGGAGCCAC AGCAGCCACGGCTGCCACAGCTGCAACATCTGCTGCTGCCACGACGGCAGCGGTGGTAACAACAAACTCGACGGGCACAAACACCACCAACACTGCTCCTGCTGCACATGCTGGGATCATGTCCATGGGCAGTCTGGTTGTGTGCCACTGCAGTATTGTTCTCTACAAGCTCCTCATCACAGTGTGA